The genomic stretch TATTCCATGTCAGCTATAATTTTAACAGGTAGAATGACTTCGAATATCAGTTGTTAatatgagaaataaataaagaaaagatagTTATAATTCGTTGCCACCAAGGAAAAAATTCCAATACATTTACTTCATAACCGAATCAATCGGTTGCTGTAATTTTCAACACATTTCAAGTTTTCAACAAATAGCAAGAACTTTTGCCCCCTTCCTCCAAAGATAAAACTGATAGCAAGAACACACCAAATACAACATGACAATTAATGGCTCGGACATGCTCCGCTGATTCTGTTTATCAAGCCGTAAAACAACGAAACAAACATGTCGGCATCCCAACAACTTTTATATGCTGTTTGCTTCGTCCAAATAAGAATGTGTAGTTCCCAATTGTTACAAGTCATTGACGTTCTCCTTTGTTCCCTTCAGATTGATAACTGCGAGCTCCTGTTCAACAAACTCTCCTGCGCACATAGGTGGATATTTGCTGGCAAGTGGTGATTCTGCGAAGTGGCCTAAGGGCTTCAACACAGCATCTGATGCTATGTGGGCAAACAACTACATAAGacgaagagaaaaagaaaaggtcacATTTATTCAATCCAAAACAAAAGGTCAGAAATAAGCATAATATTCAAAAGTCATTCGCACTGAGCTCTCTAAAAAAGACCAACTTAATAGAAAAGAACAATGATGAGATGGTATGGTTGCCATCACTAACCGTTGAGGATACTCTCCATAGGCTGCGATTTTGTTCTGATGCTACTTTGATTGCTTCAATAGTCCTATTCGTGACCACTACTTCATGCATGCCAGCGATGCAGTCTCCAGCGGTCAACCATTCTATCTGCACATACATGTAGTGTAAAAGAGAATTAATCTACGAATTAGAGATAAATATATCATAGCTAGCCAGCTGCATTACTTGAGAATTTTATTGgagtaaagagaaaaaaattctctctttatGTGATGAGGAAAACTGTAGTGCtggagaggaaagagaaaaaaattcatatacGTGATGAAATTGGTTTATGCTTTACTACGGCATAACAAACACAATATATTTTACCACTGAATGATTTGAAATTTGCCGTGATCACTCTCAATCACTACacgaataaaaattatattttattttaggaagttcaaataaaaatgtCAACAATCAGATTGTTCCTACCATCATCAGGACATTGGATATGTGCAAATCCTATGAATTCTTGTATCATATTTGTAATTGCTTTTCCGATAAAGCCAGAAGATTTATGTAGTAAATTAGCTCAAGAACATAAACATCAAACATTAGTCATTACTCTTACCTGCTTTCCTGTTTGAATGAGAAGACATCCTACAGGAACCTTCACCTCCACTTTTTGTCCATTTCTGAGCCAAATGTTCAAACCCGGGAATCTACTTCTGCCATGAATGGTTAGAAAATTAAGGTCATAGTGATATCCTGCAAAAACAGTACCTTCTTGGCCATAAAGTCGGAGGTCACTCCCTGTTGGAGCAAGAAGATGCGGCCCCTGGGTTTTGAAAGGAAATGCACTTGTTATAAAATGCATAAAACTGTTTAAGAAACACAATACTGGAAATGAAAGAATATGATTCATGCAGGCCTTGTTGAATACCAAAGATCAATAGCACAAATAATACAAAAGCATGATAGAATTTACAAAGTGATACAAAGAAGGATAGTAGACAACATGCACACTCCATATAGGACTTAGAGCACCTAATCAAGTTGTCACATTATCAAAAAATTACAGTATATGGTCACTGCATTTTCATCACTGAAATGGACAAATATTTACCACTCAAAAAGCCTCAGATTTGCACTATTGTTTTCTGTCAAAGCCCGTGAAATACATATcaataagaaaataacaatgagGCATGTTTACTTATTCAAACAAAGAGTAAActgaaaagagaaatattaacAAGTCGATGCTTTTCACACGGTGGCTTTTTACAATGCAAAATCGAGGCTTTTGTGTCCATATATGCTTTtgcattccttttttttaaaaaaataaaataaataaataaataaaaaagggggCCAAACTCCTATGCATAGGATGATTGCATAGCTGGGGAAAATTGCCTAAGATGAGAGAGCAGAAATGAAACGGGGACCTATGCCACTCATCCCAAAAGTTGACGAGGTTGCATTTTCTTACCAAAAATAGacagattttaaaaagtgatggATACAAGTAGATTTGCAATCAAAACTGTCCTAAAAGATGTCTGATCAGATCCTTCACAATGAACAATTCTTTGTAATCCACTTTCACTTCAAAAATATAACTGAGCAGCAATGAATTAGAAACTGACATAAAGACTTGAGTGGTAAAACAAGTCGAACTGTTAGCCATTTTTTACCTGCTTCATAAGAGAAGTGAATGCATCTTTTGGCAAGCCAAACCCAATAGCTGCCATTTCAGCAACAACCTGAGCAAAAAAATTTAGTTATACAATAACTTGGAGAATATGCATAACAAGCATTACATGCTAGGAACAACACTGATGACTTACCTCTATTGCCGATATCATTTTATGTCCCCATGAATCCATGGTATCTTTCCATTCAGGAAAACCTTCAGGTATAACAGGCTCTGCATTGAGTTCCTGCAAAAGAGAGATGGAAATTAAAAGAACAAATCAACTCAAATTATATAGAAattcttttttggatgaataaattATATAGAAATTCAAGGAGAAGGAAAGATGTGAGACCTGATATCGGGTGTTCGAAGGACGAGGACCCACTCTCCACATGTATCGCCACTTGCGATCTGGTCCTACGGGAGTGGCTGGTTGGAACCCTTTTggcatttctcttaatttctctTGCATTTCTTCATCAACCAGGCTCCTTGGAACTTCTACTCCCTCTGGTGTCACCCCAACCTGCTATCCCAAATTGTGCCAGaaattattttcaacatttaataaatCAATGCAGACTTGCATATTAAACTGGTACCACCAACAATGTAACTTAAGCCATCAGTTAGTGTTTAACCAACCATTTGGTTCTTTGGAACAATGAGAGGAGTGAAAAGATAATTCTTGACTAAGAAAGGACTTTTTTTACCCTCTTAATGAGCATTTTCATACCATTTCCTTCCTTTCTTTCCAAGAATCCAAAGCTAAGTCCAttagaaatcttttttttttcaagaaaaggACCAAAATTCTTTAATCTACTCAATCAACAAAGAAAGGACCCCGTAGAAGCCACTAGCGACctaattcacataattttaacAATGTGTATATAAGGTCTTGAGTACTCCTTCCTTCCAAGCCAATTTTCAAAGGTTTCAAAGCCGAGTTGTGCTCAACGTTTGTATCAAACAATTATATCAACTAATTGTTCCAACGACCAAACTTAAATTCTCGTATTCACAAGTGTAATGCTGAGACAACTAACCAACAATTATATCAATGGCTCACTCCAGTAACCAAACATGAATTCTCGTACTCACAGGCGTATACTGAAACAAGTAACAAACAATTACCTGGTAATGCAGGGCCGGACGCTCCTGGAGGCGCTTGAAATCCGCGGGGCGCTCGAAGTACTGCTCCATCATATCGATGAACCGGTCGTTGTCCTCCGCCGTACATCTCGGATCCTTCACCAGCAACGCCCCGGTCTCTCTCAGGACCCGACTCACCTCTCTACACAGCCCGGACAGTTCGGGTCCGACGCGGTCCGTCAACGTTGACGGATCGCCGTTGATCTCGTCCGCCAGCGCCAGATACACCGTCAGATCGATCACCGGTAGGtccattccttttttttcttctttttgccttttgttttgtgATGGCGGGAGAGAGACGGTGGGTAtgcgggttttttttttaactttttgggtTTGTGCTAAAGTGGGCGAGTGGCGCACGTTAGCGTAGGGAATACAGATTCGTGTAAAACTGGGGCTCTGTTGCGTGGTGATTATGTACACGCGACGTACAGATTCGAAATTGGTATTGACTGGACACGTGGCAATTATCCGTGGCCAAAGTAACAATACTCTCACATTATCTtaggaaaatttttttattgtacagaaattttcttttaaattgtgttgaaattatttgtttattaatttaggaGAAAAATACTCCAAACATCTAGAGCCTTGaggtatcatttttttttttttcaaaatcctcctaaggtttaaattttattaatttattctttatgGTCCAAATTGTTATCAATTTTAGATCATTTTGCTTAtcttctcttaaatttttaacaatattatcACGTCATTCGACTCATAATGAATCATAAAGTGATATTGGTAAtttttagagcattcacaatggaagagccatatttttatgtaaaatgactcatcataactcacttttatctaatttaggtaaaccatttttaaatgtctctacatccgattagctatatttctatctattttattaaaatattattaaaaataagaaaagttttgggaagaagagaacatgtaagaggaaaaaatgaaaaaagttttgggaaagaGAGAAcgtgcagagaaaaagtaggaaaatatttgggaaaaagagaaaataggtgagagaaacaatgaaaaataaaatagctcccttgaaaagtgctgctacatttaactttttttttagctcttataatcaaatatttattttacattttcttttggctaatccaatgtaagtgggtttttaaacatttaaatagctactttagataaaagtaacatttagctattccattgaaaatgctcttagGGGTTATTGTCTTGTCGAGTTAGAGGAGCTAGCCGAGCCATTTAAAATTAGAAGTAAAAAGACGATTGCGATTAGCGGTTAATAGCTAAAACCgttaaccgcaaccgcctaaacggttagtaaaatttactaaccaccTCCGCTAACCGCCAGTTAGCGGTTAATTGCATCTGGCATATGCTAACCgttgttttaatattttgaaaatgatctcaaattttcaacaaaGATGGCCGAAATACTTGTTCAAATCatcttgaaaataaaatacCTGAAAACAAGAGAGACATAGATAAGAGATAAGAGAGGCCATGGCCCATGAGATAGAGACAGAGATAGAGACACCGTGAGATAGCAACATAGACAAAGAAGGGAGTTTTGACAATACATAATTACATATACCAATATAAGGGCCAGAGAGTATACTCGAGATCAAAGACAACGATGCGAGGATGGTTCCGGACCAAGAGAGCTAGGAGAGACGGCGAGTCGAGGATGACAACGAGGGAGCGATGAGAGACGGTGTGAGTGAGCGTGAGAGGTTGAGTGATGGGTTTAGGGTtaggaagagatgaatatataaaagtgtaaaacgacgtagttttgcattcaattaattttattcaagttatatatatatattgtattttaaaaaagtggaaCGATTAACGCGGTTAGCCGTTAGAATGCTATTAATAAAAACCGCATTTTCACCCTTATTTCCAATAGCCAACTCTTTTGGTCTCTTGAGAAATAGTTTGTTAAGTGGAAAATTCTACCTTCGgctattttcaataaaaacaaGTTATTTTTTAGGATGGAAACTCATTCCGCCTACTAAAGATAATTTTAGTGTGTTGTTTAAGGGTATTGCaacatttattataaattatttaatgattAACGTGACAA from Corylus avellana chromosome ca1, CavTom2PMs-1.0 encodes the following:
- the LOC132162316 gene encoding uncharacterized protein LOC132162316; amino-acid sequence: MDLPVIDLTVYLALADEINGDPSTLTDRVGPELSGLCREVSRVLRETGALLVKDPRCTAEDNDRFIDMMEQYFERPADFKRLQERPALHYQVGVTPEGVEVPRSLVDEEMQEKLREMPKGFQPATPVGPDRKWRYMWRVGPRPSNTRYQELNAEPVIPEGFPEWKDTMDSWGHKMISAIEVVAEMAAIGFGLPKDAFTSLMKQGPHLLAPTGSDLRLYGQEGTVFAGYHYDLNFLTIHGRSRFPGLNIWLRNGQKVEVKVPVGCLLIQTGKQIEWLTAGDCIAGMHEVVVTNRTIEAIKVASEQNRSLWRVSSTLFAHIASDAVLKPLGHFAESPLASKYPPMCAGEFVEQELAVINLKGTKENVNDL